In Plasmodium falciparum 3D7 genome assembly, chromosome: 13, the following are encoded in one genomic region:
- a CDS encoding membrane-associated histidine rich protein 2, (MARHP2) — MQPCPYDVYNQINHVGTHWAQHLGEHLHHLAHMHQHTPHVHHHIPHVHTLAHDRPCMPITAFFCRHHEHCSSHLMLIFLLLAFFLVVVYRLYNEVVNSAKTVRIVNITPVNEEHKAEASKEQSKSTSDSSTSTQQTL; from the exons ATGCAGCCTTGTCCATATGATGTATACAATCAAATAAACCATGTAGGAACTCATTGGGCTCAACATTTAGGAGAACACTTACATCATTTAGCACATATGCATCAACATACTCCACATGTACATCATCACATTCCACATGTGCATACGCTAGCTCATGATAGGCCTTGTATGCCAATAACTGCTTTCTTTTGTCGACATCATGAACATTGTAGTTCCCATTTAATGTtaatctttttattattggcTTTCTTCCTAGTAGTAGTTTATAGATTATATAACGAG gTTGTTAATTCAGCTAAAACTGTACGTATTGTAAATATAACACCAGTAAATGAGGAACATAAGGCTGAAGCTAGTAAGGAACAATCAAAATCAACAAGTGATTCTTCTACTAGTACACAACAAACATTATAA
- a CDS encoding Ran-binding protein, putative encodes MSSNYRNYKNNHDSYCKENDYRNNNNKEKNKIKNNKRDVFERERNQSVIDNNKNMFEKNKYNSRDYMDKKYDNKYNKKYDDKYDKKCDDKYDKNYDERYNKNYDDKYDKNYDERYNKNYDDKYDKNYDERYNKNYDDKYDKKYDKRYDDKYDKKYQDKKDNEYHKGKRKYDERKHSYVSQEKDYNRRNNSETYDKYKECNIEKNNQHTKIMNHYNNNNSLYNKIEYRKKRSFAKSKEDERNKSEEDLSEDDKNKDYSSASESNFYKYKKRKNNTYEYKDDKDYTSYDNKFRKIRNIDDILEMKPNILLSRFIFIYKLVDNISEDEIDELIRNISINNAFSLPVNIYINKLSFFSIKDELFVKENLEFLKNNSYFNIIQQKIQSNFLLENRINDDQCCIIEFPSDEASGKLFSLYEKDNCIEIKNNISYIFPLFKLKNKGKNVEEKTGSNKVSDWYCSACNFLNFSRRTACHFCKAPKTSDAKLVDKETSTISTFIKNNINHQENNLYLINNKNLYNNMHVDKGTYNHMLSDPLNMQKVYVYNNMEDNYENILNDTYKDANNNISNNNNNNNNNDNDYNNNNNNNNNSKNNNYNNNYNSNYNRGNENNHLKLSNNNIFFSYNPFHKFNEDSQNYENINKEIICDDQNTNMLILKNMDGNILIKDFIQFLNVTFDKNDVSCIYLFNDIKGSSKKKGFCFIEFYNINMAKKVMNNMEKNYYLNFQDNYLKLDYVYEKEKQYFFNCIQMAKLDISKSSATVVKNNIPYFNFFVNYFEAVVHMNIHCYTYFLMWSSQIIILKKGKPELSEFFFDYNSQYYYHPLYQLYFDNNTKYYMSLSKGYYIWEDGLKCLLRVYLDNLGENVYERENYDKKFSLMDASKNKEHEETHQQARINDDHKYDNISNNNIINGHMLEQKLSNYKIEKENEKKNNNENVILNKISSFVEKAKEIALASKKNIEQMNMNDNNLSILEKKNKEIIKKHFTTDSADDEDEENDNDNDNDEHDDDHDNEKEDNDDELNNVSIKNKDNISDINIIEKQSNDDHNNKQRIDNSSYYDYKKNVKLSDNISNNINNNIPYQNNNNDMKKGYTNVSNNSFNNSNIYNNNNEHINNNDEKDVISEQSEKNINICFICLRKFLNEEMLQRHIDVSNLHKKNVEILSDPVLSN; translated from the coding sequence ATGTCATCGAATTATaggaattataaaaataatcatgATAGTTATTGTaaagaaaatgattataggaataataataataaagagaaaaataaaataaagaataataaacgAGATGTCTTTGAAAGGGAAAGAAATCAAAGCGtcatagataataataaaaatatgtttgaaaaaaataaatataattctaGAGATTATAtggataaaaaatatgacaacaagtataacaaaaaatatgatgataagtatgataaaaaatgtgACGATAagtatgataaaaattatgatgaaagatataacaaaaattacGATGACAagtatgataaaaattatgatgaaagatataacaaaaattacGATGACAagtatgataaaaattatgatgaaagatataacaaaaattacGATGACAagtatgataaaaaatatgacaaAAGATATGATgacaaatatgataaaaaatatcaagATAAGAAAGATAATGAATATCATAAAGGAAAGAGAAAATATGATGAAAGGAAACATAGTTACGTAAGTCAAGAAAAAGATTATAATAGAAGAAATAATTCAGAAacttatgataaatataaagaatgtaACATTGAAAAGAATAATCAACATACTAAAATAATGAACcattataataacaacaatagtttatataacaaaattgaatatagaaaaaagaGATCCTTTGCTAAAAGTAAAGAAgatgaaagaaataaatcAGAAGAAGATTTAAGTGAAGATGACAAGAATAAAGATTATTCATCTGCTTCAGAaagtaatttttataaatataagaaaagaaagaataaCACATACGAATATAAAGATGATAAAGATTATACATCTTATGATAATAAGTTTAGAAAAATTCGAAATATAGATGATATATTAGAAATGAAACCAAATATTCTGTTATCcagatttatatttatatacaaattagTTGATAATATTTCAGAAGATGAAATAGATGAGCTAATTAGAAATATATCCATAAATAATGCTTTTTCATTAcctgttaatatatatataaataaattatcctttttttcaataaaagATGAACTATttgtaaaagaaaatttagagtttttaaaaaacaattcatattttaatataatacaacaaaaaattcaatctaattttttattagagAATAGAATAAATGATGATCAATGTTGTATTATAGAATTCCCTTCTGATGAAGCATCTGGCAAATTATTTTCACTTTATGAAAAAGATAATTGtattgaaataaaaaataatatatcttatatattCCCCTTATTcaaattgaaaaataaagGGAAAAATGTTGAAGAAAAAACGGGTAGTAATAAAGTAAGTGATTGGTATTGTTCAGCTTGTAATTTCTTAAACTTCTCTAGAAGAACAGCTTGTCACTTTTGCAAAGCTCCCAAAACAAGTGATGCAAAATTAGTAGACAAAGAAACTAGTACCATTAgtacatttataaaaaataatataaaccatcaagaaaataatttatatttaataaataataaaaatttatataataatatgcatGTCGATAAAGGTACGTATAACCATATGTTGTCGGATCCTTTGAATATGCAAAAAGTATATGTGTATAACAATATGGAGGacaattatgaaaatattttgaacGATACTTATAAAGATgcaaacaataatattagtaataataataataataataataataatgacaatgattataataataataataataataataataatagtaaaaataataattataataataattataatagtaaTTATAATAGGGGGAATGAAAATAACCATTTAAAATtgtcaaataataatatattcttttcatataACCCATTTCACAAATTTAATGAAGATTCTCAAAATTATGagaatattaataaagagATAATATGTGATGATCAAAATACTAATAtgcttattttaaaaaatatggatggaaatatattaattaaggATTTCATACAATTTTTAAATGTAACATTTGATAAGAATGATGTGagttgtatttatttattcaatgATATTAAAGGTTctagtaaaaaaaaaggctTTTGCTTTAttgaattttataatataaatatggcAAAAAAGgtaatgaataatatggaaaaaaattattatctcAATTTTCaagataattatttaaaattagattatgtatatgaaaaagaaaaacaatatttttttaattgtatcCAAATGGCCAAACTCGATATAAGTAAAAGCTCAGCTACAGttgttaaaaataatattccgtattttaatttttttgttaattattTTGAAGCAGTAGTACACATGAATATACATTGTTATACTTATTTCTTGATGTGGTCATcacaaattattattctgAAAAAGGGAAAACCTGAATTATCCGAGTTTTTCTTTGATTACAATagtcaatattattatcaccctTTGTATCagttatattttgataataatacaaaatattatatgtctCTCTCAAAAGGTTATTATATTTGGGAAGATGGTTTAAAATGTTTACTTAGGGTTTATTTGGATAACCTTGGTGAAAATGTATATGAAAgagaaaattatgataagaAGTTTTCTTTAATGGATGCATCGAAAAATAAGGAGCATGAAGAAACTCACCAACAAGCACGTATAAATGATGatcataaatatgataatattagtaataataatataattaatggtCATATGTTGGAACAGAAGTTAtctaattataaaatagaaaaggaaaatgagaaaaaaaataacaatgaGAATGTTATACTAAACAAAATTTCCTCATTTGTAGAAAAAGCAAAAGAAATAGCTCTGGCCTCCAAAAAAAACATTGAACAAATGAACATGAACGACAATAACTTATCTattttggaaaaaaaaaataaagaaattataaaaaaacattttacgACGGATTCGGCAGATGATGaggatgaagaaaatgataatgataatgataacgATGAACATGACGACGATCACGATAATGAGAAGGAAGACAATGACGATGAATTGAATAATGtatcaataaaaaataaagataatatatcagatattaatataatagaaaAGCAAAGCAAtgatgatcataataataagcAACGTATTGATAATTCTtcatattatgattataaaaaaaatgtgaaaCTTTCTGATAATATctcaaataatattaataataatataccttatcaaaataataataatgatatgaaaAAAGGATACACCAATGTAtcaaataattcttttaataattcaaatatttataacaataataatgaacatataaataataatgatgaaaaagatGTTATAAGTGAACAATCAGAAAAgaacataaatatttgttttatttgtttgagaaaatttttaaatgaagaaatgCTTCAACGACACATTGATGTTTCAAATttgcataaaaaaaatgtagaaaTTCTTTCAGATCCTGTATTAagtaattaa